The following nucleotide sequence is from Coffea eugenioides isolate CCC68of chromosome 10, Ceug_1.0, whole genome shotgun sequence.
TGGTTGCTAATTACTTAGGAGGAACTTAACAGTAGTTGATACCCTTAGCAAGGAGAGGGGGCCAGTATAATTAGGCATGCTATACAATTGGCACTATAGTTGTACCTTTTTCACAAGGCATGGTACATTTAAAATTACGATTGTATTAAATTATTGAGTTGGTGTACAATAAAGAGACGTGCATATACACCGAATCATCGCCCCTCCTGGGCAGCTCATCTGGCAGCGCACGCCTCCTTAGGAGCGCTTGCCAGGGGTTCGAGTCGTGCAGGGTTACCGTGCTTGGGGGGATGGGGCCTCTCCTCCCGGGCCGctggggattagtcgggccgccttcgggtcttgacccggacaccccagtgtcgaaaaaaaaaaaaaaaaaaaaatatacaccGAATCATCTAAAATGTACAACAATCGCATGCTTGATGCTTGTAGGAATATCCCAATTGTATTGAACCCTTTTAATTTTTGGTCTTGTGAATTGAGAAAACAATTTTGAAAAAGCTATCTTACATTGGGATTGTCTTATAGTTATACTGGTCGAATTGTTCAAGAAGgcctaatcttttttttttttttttgttcagaGACGATAGCAAATATATAATCTATTCTATCTTAGATTAAAGGGGAGGCGGAGTCAAAAGAGACTTGTGTTAAGGGTTCGTAGATACATAGATTTTACTAGATCAAAGAGGTGCTTTAGCACcattcttaaatttttttcgcTACAGATGAAATTTGAACCCCCACTTACAGCTCAAAGTGGGACTTAAGACCCTTCTTGACCAAGGTCAGTGGTTGAATTGTTCAAGGCCTAATCAGGAcaccaaaagaaaagaacaaaaaaaaaaaaaagaaatcagaCGGGAGGGAGGCGAAAAAAAGTAAGTCCGTGGGAGGGTGAAAGTAAACCACGCCAAGGCTAGCTAAAACCCCAAAACCCAATGCATCCAGCTATCCCTCCATACGATGCATACATAGAGGGCTCAGCCTCAGAGGACTGAGGAGTGAGGGGCTTTTCGTTTACTGCACCGTAGTAGTTAGAAAACGGAGCCTCTTTTTGTCATCATTCATCATCATCGTCATCAGCAGCTATTCATTCATTCTGAGCTCACGCCAAGCATTCTATAGTCTAAACAAACAAATGCAATCAATGCCACTCTTTCTTTACTCCCTAGAACAACTAgaacccttttctttttcttgttccctcctcctcctccctgcCCCTCTCTCTTTTGTGCTTCTAGTCTAGAGGTATACAAAGTTCCTAACTTCATATGCGATTTTTTATTTATCATGTTGTAATTTTGATATCTACATTGTCGggtttatcttttttctttttttgaatgCAGTATACGACCAATGAGGAAACCAGAGAGTAAAAGGGTCGATTCTATGGCATCGGGTAACTCCTAtgacctttttccttttctgggTTTTGCCTATATTTGATACAACAAGTCTTAGTTTTCTTGCTGTTGCTTTTTCCGATTGTACGGTTTGGCGTTTGATCGTTTGTCTTTTTGGCTTCTATAATTCCATGGTGCATTTAGTGCTTTTCTTAGAGACAATGCAGGTCATAGGGTGACTAGTTATATGCATTAGTTTGTTGACagtcttttttgtttcttgggaaaataatttttaggaAAATGTTTCACAAGATAATTGGGGTGACAAAACGAGATGAATACATCTTTGGACCTCAAGGTTGctgaaccctttttttttttcttctttttccctctttccttttcttttttgggggcAGCTTTAAGCAGGCGTTGTTCAATCCCTATATTTGGGaagtaattaaatttttttttttgatgatcTAGAGGccatgcatttttctttttggctcGTTTTGCTCAATTTTCagcttccattttttttcttgacaaacAAAGGTTTTCGCCAGAATCTTTTAGTTTCAGACTTTTGTTTATAAACCGTCTCTATTCATGCTACATTTGCTTCACTACATGCATGTGCATTCTGCTTGAATGCATGCATGTAGATTTTATTCCCTTCTAATGACATGGTGATTAGATTTATTATCAGAAGTGGTAAAAGCCTTCTTTAGTACCccatttgtttttccttttattttaaatgaaaattatgTAGGCTAAATAGTTAAAGACCTGGGGGTCAATGAAGTGCACAATAGAGGTATGATTATTTGGAATTTGGAATAGGTGGACATGATCCTAAGACACAATCTTCACATCTCTCATGGTGTTATTAAGAAGATATTAGCAGCTGGATTGCAAAATGCAATAATGACGGTCACTCTTAATTGTTTCTGTCGCCTTCTATATAATTTGGGCTCATGCATCTAAAGATGAGGCTTAGTTATTTTAGGAAAAAGAACAGAAGAAAGAATGAAGCAACACCTTGCCTCGGCGTAAGATCTTGATATAGAAGTATAACTTTCTTAAGATCTGGGACTTGATAGCATGTGGAGATCCATTGAGGTATTGATCTTCCAGAGGATAATCTTAAATCAAATTGGTCAGATCAACAAGGCTTCGCAAGCCTGATATAGCAAAAACTTTTGTGCTGCAATAATATGACCTGAACGACAATCTTGGCTTTCTTTTCAATACTGGATAATAGGACTTTATTAGATCATCTCATTCTGGTTACTGATCCTTGCTTCTCTTTCTCAGTTTGCCAGCTTTTTCAGTTGAAACTTTATTTCATTTATGGAATTGAAGTCATAGCTGGGTAAATTTGGTGTTCATCTTGTTTTATTTGTAAAACTGCTTTTCTCATCTCCAGGTTTTGTATGTCGCTCTGAAAAGACTTCTTGGTCAAGCTTGGAAGAGAAGAGGCAATTAGTCCACGAAATTGCTCAGTGCTTAGACGATGCTCCAGCAGTCCTGAACTCATTTACACGGAAAGAACTTCTTGAAATAATATGTGCTGAAGTAGGCAAAGAGTGCAAGTGCTCTGGATTCACAAAGCCTAAAATGATAGAGTACCTTTTAGAGTTGGTAACCAGGAAGTGCAACAAGGAAACCATTAAAAACTTGGCTCCTCCTTCCCCCTCACAAGATGAAAAGAAATTCAATAAGCAACGGAAGAACAAATATCTATCCCAACTAACCACTGAATCTGATCAATCTTACGCGGAAATCATGGTCGAAGACCAAAAATTACTACTATGTGGCAACCTTGCATGCAGAGCTGCTCTGAGCACAGATGATGCATTTTGCAAAAGATGTTCTTGCTGTATATGTCACCAATATGATGAAAACAAGGATCCTAGTCTGTGGTTAACCTGTGATTATAATTACCCTGAGGAAGGTGAACTTTGTGGAATATCATGCCATCTGAAATGTGTCCTTGAGCATGAGCCTATGGGGATGAAGAATCAAGATTCTTCTGCAAATCTAGATGGGTATTTCTGCTGTGTTTCTTGTCGAAAATCTAATGAAGTGATGAGGTAAATAATGTTTCTAGAACTTATATACCTTTATTTGAGAATGTAATGACCATTGAGCAGGCTCAAAGCAGTACTTGAACGGTGAAGCAAGTCCTTGGGGACTTAGATGACCTATCTGAACCAATATTTTCTATGTGTTTAGAGTTGGTATAGCAATAGCATTTATTTCAATTGTACCTTGCATGTGCAGCATGATCCGAGTTCAAGCCCTTAAActattttccttcaattttgatcattgaaAGTAACAAGGATAGAAAATCAGACCTGATATAGTACCGAAATGAAACAATTTTGTTACCAAAATTACCTAATTTTGCCTGTTGGTAACTTAAGTAAGATTGCAATCCTGTGCTTTGTTCTAGTCATTAGAATGCGAGTGTCAGCATCAAAAGCAGGAAGACTGCCATTACTCTTTCATGGGTGATAACTTTGTTGAAAGTGCTTGACGCATGCTGTCACACTCTCAACTCAACTTAATCAGTGCTAAACACTTTCAGAACCTGGAGAAAACAATTGGTTGTAGCCAAAGAGGCAAGGAGAGTGGATGTCCTCTGTCTACGGCTCTCCCTAAGCTATAAGATTCTGGTAGGAACCAACAAGTACAAGGAACTACTGAAAATCGTTGAATCTGCTGTGACAGTCCTGGAAAATGAAGTCGGGCCTCTACATCGGGCATCAGCAACTATGGACCGGAGAATTGTTAATAGACTCTCTTGTGGTGCTCAAGTTCAGAAGTTGTGTGCCTCTGCAGTAGAAGCTTTTGATCGCATGATGGCCAGCAAATGCTTTGATCATGTAAATGAGATGGAATCACCAGGTATTGTCCCCAACTTCatattaatatttcttgtgACGAACTCCACCTTGAGCCTTTAGCATACAGAGTATAGGTTGAAGGGACTTGATTCCTGTATGTTTACCTAGATAACAATGCATACATTTGACGTCTCATGTCTTGTACATAATAATACTGACAGCAATCAAAATACACTTTGAAGCATCCTCTCCAGCAAAAGTAACCATTGTCTTGGAGTATGAAGATTGTATCTTGAAGGATATTCTAGGCTGCAGGCTTTGGTATCGAAGATATGACAGGGATTATCCACAGGAACCAACTTATGCTGTATTAGCGCCAGTGGAGAGACTTGAATTGTATGACCTAGATCCTTCAACCCAATATTTCTGCAAGATTTCAGTCGATGGTGAAACTAGAACCCCTCTGGGAGTTTGTGAAGCTAACTGGATAACACCTGCACAAGCGGCAGGAGAACACACTAACGAACATAACTCCCAGATGCGGACAGAGTCAATGAATTCCAGTGACGGCAAAGTTGCTTTAAGTGATGATCACTCGAAGGAACTGTCGTTTAGTGAGTACGGAAACAAGAGTGATGGGTCTCCTACATTACCTTCTCCCATGAAGAATGTCTCTCTAGCAAGTCCCAGCTCAAATGCTCCATCAACGCCTTGTAAATCTGATGGAACTACGGGGATGCCACAGCTGGTTAGCAAGAGGCAGGTGAAGGAAACTGACTATGAGTATGCAGTAAGGGTTATCAGAAAATTGGAGCACGAAGGGCACCTAGGATCAGATTTCAGGGTGAAGTTTCTCGCCTGGTTTAGCTTGAAAGCCACAGTGCAAGAGAAAAGGGTAGTCAGCGTTTTCGTGGACACCTTTGTCGATGATCCTTCAAGCTTGGCCGGGCAGCTACTTGATACCTTCGAAGATGAGATTTGCAGTGAGGAGAAATTGGCTTCTTCACACAGATTCTGCACTAGATTGTGGCATTagcttcatttttatttttttttgtggaaagAAAGAGTGGTAGTTGTTGTTGCATAGGTCCTTTTGAACCTGTACAAGACAATCTTTTGCAATTTTGGGCTCGGAGAATTGCTGGTTGTTTCCTTGCTAACTTGTAATTTTGATATCTCTCAGTCAAATAGAAAGAAGAAAGTGCCCTCAAACTTCGAAGTTTGTACAATTGTTCATAGCCTCATGTAATGTAATACATCTTGCGTGCAGGCTGCAGAAACTAATTTACTTCccaagaaaaacagcaaaacaTGATGCTAGAGGAAGGTCATTAATTTAGAGTCTTTAGTTTAGTTTTCtaactctctcttttcctttttggtccaaaacaagaaatggaaaaaaaggGTTCTATACTCAAAAAATTGTTAGTACTATGGACAAAAGGCAATTTGTTACAAATAGATCAAAAAGTTCCTGCACCGGTCAAACCTCGGCCATTTTAATAAGTTAAAAAGCCATTGATGAATAATAGAGTCAAAATATTTGATTGGGCTTAGGCAAAATATTAATTTTGAAGTTTGGGTTGGATTAATCGGATTTCGGCTTCTGGTTGGGTTGGGAGAAAAAATCCAGTTCTTTCTTAGACGGGTTGAATTTCTAGGGTCTATTGCACAAACCCCATTGAACTATTAGGGAAGTTACactcctcccccccccccctcctctCTCATTTAATATATTACCTTTTGCGCTATATTTATTGGATTAATCTTTTACATTAACAGAATATACACTATTAGCATTGGATGAATGATatgtatacaaaatttaaatttaaaattcaacttttacacatATATTATGGATTTAAcgttgatagtgtatacactgtcagtgtatataaaatttgctcttatttattttttttttgcaaaggAATTCCACCAAAACTAGGATCATCCTCATTGTAGGTGGAAGCTTTATTCTACTTAATAGTACAAAGTTGAATCTTACCTCTGTATAATATGCCTACCACTCATTCAAGTACCCATGACAAATGCATATATCCTATGAAACTATAGAGAGTACAATCTCAAGGCTAATAAACTTAGGGAAAGCACCTAACTTTAGATTTCTTTTAGAGCCAACTCCAATACTAGATTTTCAATAGCTCCAACTCTCTATTCAAGAGACTTTCATTCTTAGTACAAATCATATTCCTTTCCCAACTTGACATGTCATATATCAAACAATAGAACCAAACGAAATTCCCATAAAGTTTAAGTTTTTTTCCTTCCTCTCCTCAATACTAATTTTGGATTGCATTGCGCCCTGTTTTTGGAAAGAAAGTGAAATCCATGGATTAAAGCAATGTAAATGAGATTAAGCCAATGGGAAATAAGAACAATTTTAGATCCTAGATTTGATTTAGTTGATCATAGTGCTCAAATAACGTTTTCAATGGAGCTTTACAAAATTTTCCACAAATCATACGCATTTACTCGaatgaaatataaataaatatctATATCATATATAAAGGAAGAAAGGATTTTCGgtataaacaaaattttgtcactttatattctttttaaattcatctTGATAAGCGCCCACGACCAATGTGTCATCCTACTAAGTaacatattttttattattttatttttcaacttATTTAATAAATCTTAGTTCTTATCAGCAACTATCAATTATGGTTATGGATTACTACCAAATAACTATCCATTtatacttttttcttttgatgaatttttttgcatatttattGTCACAATATAAAGCCAATTTTTCCGAAAATG
It contains:
- the LOC113749874 gene encoding VIN3-like protein 2; the protein is MRKPESKRVDSMASGFVCRSEKTSWSSLEEKRQLVHEIAQCLDDAPAVLNSFTRKELLEIICAEVGKECKCSGFTKPKMIEYLLELVTRKCNKETIKNLAPPSPSQDEKKFNKQRKNKYLSQLTTESDQSYAEIMVEDQKLLLCGNLACRAALSTDDAFCKRCSCCICHQYDENKDPSLWLTCDYNYPEEGELCGISCHLKCVLEHEPMGMKNQDSSANLDGYFCCVSCRKSNEVMRTWRKQLVVAKEARRVDVLCLRLSLSYKILVGTNKYKELLKIVESAVTVLENEVGPLHRASATMDRRIVNRLSCGAQVQKLCASAVEAFDRMMASKCFDHVNEMESPAIKIHFEASSPAKVTIVLEYEDCILKDILGCRLWYRRYDRDYPQEPTYAVLAPVERLELYDLDPSTQYFCKISVDGETRTPLGVCEANWITPAQAAGEHTNEHNSQMRTESMNSSDGKVALSDDHSKELSFSEYGNKSDGSPTLPSPMKNVSLASPSSNAPSTPCKSDGTTGMPQLVSKRQVKETDYEYAVRVIRKLEHEGHLGSDFRVKFLAWFSLKATVQEKRVVSVFVDTFVDDPSSLAGQLLDTFEDEICSEEKLASSHRFCTRLWH